The following proteins are encoded in a genomic region of Magnolia sinica isolate HGM2019 chromosome 1, MsV1, whole genome shotgun sequence:
- the LOC131253888 gene encoding pentatricopeptide repeat-containing protein At5g48910, which produces MLLFSCSSVLKSSPCLHPPSSFLILPEIKTCKTIRDLQQLHAQKIKTGRIRDPFIAAEILKFCALSDHHRNLRYARMVFYQMEEPNCFSWNTIIRAFSESDEPFEALVIYHRMLCDESAKPNHYTFPPVLKACARVTGIEEGKQIHGQIIKRGLDCDGFVRSNLVRMYVFCGVMDDAHRLFNRSVESDDAWSDDVREGNVVLWNVVIDGYIRLGATEDARRLFDKMPQRSLVSWNGMIAGYAQNGFFKEALEIFHEMQMANVQPNYVTLVSILPAISRLGALDMGKWVHAFAEKNKIEVDDVLGSALIDMYSKCGSIDKALQVFRGLPQRNSVTWSTIIGGLAMHGQAKDALDHFLQMELAGVMPSDVAFIGVLSACSHAGLVDEARSYWNKMTRVYGLRPRIEHYGCMVDLFGRAGLLQEAEELVLNMPMKPDDVIWKALLGACRIHGNVEMGECVAKRLMELAPHDGGCYVLLSNMYASLGRWEAVAEVRLMMKEMDIRKDPGCSWIEIDGMIHEFLVEDDSHPRAKEIRSMLEEMADRSRSVGYAPDTTQVLLNIDEEERESVLYYHSEKIAIAFGLISTSPATTLRVAKNLRMCGDCHSSMKLISKLYNRRIIVRDRNRFHHFENGLCSCMDYW; this is translated from the coding sequence ATGTTACTATTTTCATGTTCTTCAGTTCTCAAAAGCTCACCATGTCTTCACCCGCCATCTTCTTTTTTGATTTTACCGGAAATCAAAACCTGCAAAACCATCAGAGATTTGCAGCAGCTCCACGCCCAAAAGATCAAGACGGGCCGGATCCGTGACCCATTTATCGCAGCGGAGATCCTAAAATTCTGCGCCCTCTCTGATCATCACCGCAATCTCCGATACGCCCGCATGGTTTTTTACCAGATGGAAGAACCCAATTGTTTTTCTTGGAACACCATCATCAGAGCTTTCTCTGAGAGCGATGAACCATTCGAGGCGTTAGTCATTTACCATCGGATGCTTTGTGATGAATCTGCCAAGCCCAATCACTACACCTTCCCGCCGGTGTTGAAAGCGTGTGCTCGAGTGACGGGAATCGAAGAAGGAAAGCAGATTCATGGGCAGATCATCAAGCGTGGGTTGGATTGCGACGGATTCGTCCGTAGCAATCTCGtgaggatgtatgtgttttgcggTGTCATGGATGATGCTCATCGGTTATTCAACAGAAGTGTTGAATCTGATGATGCATGGAGTGATGACGTGCGGGAAGGAAATGTGGTTTTGTGGAATGTTGTCATTGATGGGTACATTAGACTTGGAGCAACTGAGGATGCGCGGAGACTATTTGACAAAATGCCTCAAAGAAGTTTGGTATCTTGGAATGGTATGATAGCTGGGTACGCACAAAATGGTTTCTTCAAGGAGGCCTTGGAGATCTTCCATGAGATGCAGATGGCGAATGTGCAGCCTAATTACGTTACATTGGTTAGCATCCTCCCGGCGATCTCACGCCTGGGGGCACTTGATATGGGTAAGTGGGTTCATGCATTTGCAGAGAAGAACAAAATTGAGGTGGATGATGTGCTTGGGTCTGCACTGATTGATATGTATTCAAAGTGTGGGAGCATAGACAAGGCCCTTCAGGTATTCAGGGGTCTACCGCAGAGGAACTCTGTCACTTGGAGTACAATCATCGGAGGGCTTGCAATGCATGGCCAAGCTAAGGATGCACTTGACCATTTCTTGCAGATGGAACTTGCTGGAGTAATGCCTAGTGACGTGGCTTTTATTGGTGTGTTGAGTGCATGCAGCCATGCAGGTTTGGTCGATGAGGCCCGATCATATTGGAATAAAATGACTAGAGTatatgggttaagacctcggatAGAGCATTATGGGTGCATGGTAGATCTGTTTGGTCGTGCCGGGTTGCTGCAAGAAGCTGAGGAGCTTGTACTGAACATGCCCATGAAGCCAGACGATGTTATATGGAAGGCCTTGCTAGGTGCTTGTAGAATCCACGGCAATGTTGAGATGGGTGAATGTGTGGCAAAGCGTCTGATGGAGTTGGCTCCTCATGATGGTGGATGTTATGTGCTTTTGTCGAACATGTATGCCTCTTTAGGCAGATGGGAGGCTGTTGCAGAAGTGAGGTTGATGATGAAGGAGATGGACATAAGGAAAGATCCAGGCTGTAGTTGGATTGAAATTGATGGGATGATACATGAGTTCCTTGTCGAAGATGACTCCCATCCAAGAGCCAAAGAGATCCGTTCCATGCTCGAGGAAATGGCCGATCGGTCGAGGTCAGTAGGGTATGCACCAGACACCACACAAGTTTTGCTTAACattgatgaggaagagagagaaagtgtccTCTACTACCACAGTGAGAAGATTGCAATTGCTTTTGGCCTAATTAGCACAAGCCCAGCAACAACGTTGCGAGTGGCGAAGAACCTTCGAATGTGTGGGGATTGCCACTCGTCAATGAAGCTTATTTCAAAGCTTTACAATCGTAGGATAATTGTGAGAGATCGAAACCGtttccaccattttgaaaatgggttGTGTTCTTGCATGGATTATTGGTGA
- the LOC131253900 gene encoding uncharacterized protein LOC131253900 — MITEVKAMASLPAFCPSTANPNPFPRFPPSSSSLSPSILLRGPHGFGLRGVRANLRTHAKWEKFEGAVDEGAFSSLEETSQKSPIEEEVEEEEDSDLPSDLEGAVLQSSRASAMFVSSGGMRAIVELLIPQLQFLDDEGAQGELWELSRIFLESLQEETGFQRVRAIFPDAGAAALLKYRWKDATFGFSSLSDRKTVENEDEIVVMVVPDYQMLEYVERIASLLSDDPPRPLIMWNPRLISEDVGVGFNVRKLRKFFLSTFTVVYSMRPLPAGAVFRCYPGLWKVFYDDKDRPNRYLLAKEQPSRPDAEDIEIIFGDVADKSEKGPSLFARAAGMFSSLNRFMKVISK; from the exons ATGATAACGGAAGTTAAGGCAATGGCTTCCCTCCCGGCCTTTTGTCCCTCAACGGCCAACCCCAATCCCTTCCCGCGCTTTcccccttcttcctcttctctctctccttccatcctccttcgtgggccccacgGCTTCGGATTACGTGGCGTTCGCGCTAACCTACGCACCCATGCCAAGTGGGAGAAATTCGAAGGGGCCGTAGATGAGGGCGCCTTTTCATCTTTGGAAGAAACTTCCCAAAAATCCCCAattgaagaagaagtagaagaagaagaagacag TGACTTACCTTCTGACTTGGAGGGTGCAGTCCTGCAATCAAGTCGTGCAAGTGCTATGTTTGTATCCTCAGGTGGAATGAGAGCTATA GTAGAACTTTTAATCCCACAGTTGCAGTTTCTTGATGATGAAGGTGCCCAAGGTGAGCTCTGGGAATTGTCAAGGATTTTCTTGGAGTCGCTTCAAGAAGAAACAGGATTTCAG AGAGTGAGAGCCATATTCCCTGATGCTGGAGCAGCTGCACTATTGAAATATCGGTGGAAAGATGCAACTTTTGGATTTTCCAG TTTAAGCGACCGAAAGACTGTTGAGAATGAAGATGAGATAGTGGTCATGGTAGTTCCTGATTATCAGATGCTAGAATATGTTGAACGAATTGCGTCTCTTCTGTCAGATGATCCG CCCAGGCCActcatcatgtggaacccacgtcTTATCAGTGAAGATGTAGGAGTTGGCTTCAATGTCCGGAAGTTGCGTAAATTCTTTTTAAG CACTTTCACAGTGGTTTATTCAATGAGACCATTGCCAGCTGGTGCAGTTTTCAGATGTTATCCTGG ATTGTGGAAGGTGTTCTACGATGATAAAGACAGGCCAAATCGATATTTGCTAGCCAAAGAACAACCTAGCCGTCCTGATGCCGAAGATATTGAG ATTATATTTGGAGATGTGGCTGACAAATCAGAGAAGGGGCCTTCCTTGTTTGCGAGAGCAGCGGGCATGTTTTCTTCTCTGAACCGGTTCATGAAGGTCATCTCGAAGTGA